One Perognathus longimembris pacificus isolate PPM17 chromosome 2, ASM2315922v1, whole genome shotgun sequence DNA segment encodes these proteins:
- the Fam237b gene encoding protein FAM237B, with the protein MASATRWFCLQLGCIMLVSLVNSDFEFQKGVLASISPGITEDIDLQCWNTCSLTLIDLKELKIEHNVDAFWNFMLFLQKSQRPGHHHIFLNIAQDFWDMYIDCLLSRSHGMGRRQLVSSRYDFPQKTRGGNFNVYLTK; encoded by the coding sequence ATGGCTTCTGCCACAAGATGGTTCTGCCTACAACTGGGCTGCATTATGCTTGTTAGTCTGGTTAATTCTGACTTTGAATTTCAAAAGGGGGTGCTTGCCAGCATCAGCCCTGGAATCACAGAAGACATTGATCTCCAGTGTTGGAACACTTGCTCTTTGACATTAATAGATCTCAAGGAACTCAAGATAGAGCACAATGTGGATGCTTTCTGGAATTTCATGTTGTTTTTGCAAAAATCTCAGCGGCCTGGACATCATCATATCTTCTTAAACATAGCTCAGGATTTCTGGGACATGTATATAGACTGCTTGCTTTCAAGGTCTCATGGAATGGGTAGAAGACAGCTAGTGTCTTCCAGGTATGATTTTCCACAGAAAACAAGAGGAGGCAATTTCAATGTGTACTTAACAAAGTAG